CGTGCGCTCGCGAGCCCCGACTTCACGTTCGACGATCGTCGCAAGCGCTCGATGGTGACCGGCGATTTCGAGCTCTACACCAAGAACATGGAGTTCATCCGCTCGCAGCCACGCCTCCGCGTCACGCGCGAGCTGCTCGGTACGACGGGCGATCGCATCGCAGTCGAGCGCCTCGTCCAGGTGGGCGGGCCCGACGGGGGCGAGTTCGAGATCGACCTCGTTGCGCTGGTCGAAGTGGACGCCGCCGGCCGACTCGTGGCGGTCGTCAACTGGGACCCGGATGATCGCTACGCCGCGTTCGACGAAGCGCACGCGCGCTTCGTCGCAGGAGAGGCGGGCTCGGCCCCGGCGCAGGCTGTCATCCTGGCCCTCGACCACGCGCTCACGCGGCGCGACTGGCTCGCGTTCCGAGCCTGCCTCGCCGACGACCTCGTGTACCGCGACCACCGGAAGCTCGGCCTGGGGACGCTCGCCTGCGACGAGCTCGTCGCTGCAGTTCGGGTGCACCGCGAGCTGGCCAGCGACCTCCGCACGGAAACGCACCGCCTCCTCGCGTGGAATCGCCACGGATGCGTGGCGGTCATGCACCAATACGGAACGGTCCCGGACGGCGGTCCGTTCGAGAACGTCTTCCTCCGCATGGTCGTCGCCGACGGCGATCGGGTCCGGCACTTCGAGACCTTCGACGTGGCCGACGCCGACCAGGCGCTCGCGCGCTTCGAGGAGCTGTGCGCCGAGCATGCACGGGAGCCGGCGGCCTGACGGGCGCGGACAAGCTTGAAGAAGATTCCTTCATCCCGACGACCCTGTAGCGTCGGAGGGAACGCACGTGCAGGAGCTCGACCCGGACGCCTGGCCGCACACCTGTGAGTGCAATGTTCCATCGCGGGGATCCGTGAAAAGGGGGCACGTCCCGCCGCAGGTCGGCGCCTCGGAAAAGTTGCACGAGTCGGCGGCATCGCACCAGCAGGAGCTCTGACCAGAGAGCTTCCCACACACATTTCCGCCGGGGCACGTCCCGCCACAGGTCGGCGCCTCGGAAATGGCGCACGTGTCGTCGGCGGTGACACACGCGCAGGAGTCTTGCCCCGACACCTGCCCACAGACCTGCCCGCTGCGGCACGTCCCGCCGCAGGTTGGCGCCAGCGAGCTGCCGCACGTGTAGACGGCGCAGGTTGGGGCGCAGACATTGCTGAGAAACTGCAGGCAGTGATAACCGGAGGGACACGCTGCATCGTCCGAGCAGTAGCCCGGTAGCAACGGTGATCCGAAGCAATACTTGTGCACGCCGTCGATGTCCGGCAGGCAGGCGCTGCCGCCAGAGTCCTCGCATCCGCACGAGTCGCCTTCCGAGCACGTAGGGAACGACGTCGTGGTCGTGGTGGACGTCGTGGTGGTCGTGGATGTCGTAGTGGTGGTGGATGTCGTGGTGGTGGTCGTCGTCGCGCCGCAGTTCGGCGCCGTCGGGTTCGCCCGGCATGTGGCCAGGTCGGTCTTCAACGCACGCCGGCAGTCGGCCCGACAGACCTTGCCGGTCTCACCGTTCGGACACGGCCGCCGGCACACGATCGCGTCTTGCCGGATGACCCGCTTGCAGTCCTTCGGGCACCTGGCTTGTGCGGCCGAAGCCGCGAGAAACAGCACCATCGTGAACGCGCTGACTACCCCTGGCAGGCGCGAGTTGTCTTCGGCCATGGTCCGCCCCTCTCCTTACCTTCGGACGGACCGCCGTGCGGTGGCAGTCTTCCGGTTCAGTCGCTGGACCAAGCGATGAGGGTCGTGCTCTGGCCCGCCGAGTCCCGCGCGGAGGGTTAACCCGACACCCACTTTCAGGTCCGGGTTATGGCGACGCTACACGCGGGTGCGTGCGAGCGTCAAACCCGTTTGGTGTGCAGCCGCTGGTGCCTCCAGTCGCCTGGGACCCGCCAACTGAGAGTTGCGACGCACGGGTACGCGTTGGGCACTCGCGGGCGCGATTAGATGATCCGGGCGATCGCGAGGTTGCGGCGAAGCGCTGCCGTGGTGATCCAACTCAGGAGCGTGGCGCCGATGAGGACGATCGTTCCCTTCGCCACGCCAGGCAGGACCGTGCTCAGCAGGAAGTACTGCAGCCAGGTGACGAACGCGAAGTGCAGCACGTACATGCCGTAGGCGTTGTCGCGCAGGCTGTCGAACACCGGCGTGGGCCTGCCCACGAAGCGAAGAAAAACTGCGGTCAGTGACAGACTCAGGGCTGCACAGGCCAGGACGAAGGCGAGGCCGCCGCCGATCCCCCAGGCATACCAGGGCGTTCCCGGGGGTGTCAGCGTCGCCCGCGCGACGGAAACCTCGATCGCGAACAGCAGCGTCGCCACTGCGAGCCAGCGGAGCCACTGTCGCGCGAGCGGTCCGTCGGGAGCGAGGAGACTCCGGTCGATGCCGCAGGCGCCGATCGCGATACCTGCGAAGAACCACACGCCGTAGTGGAGGAAACGGCTCGCCTGAAACGTGAAGGGACCGATGGACGGCCAGACGAACGGGCCGAAGACGAGCAGCATCGGCAGATACGCTGCTGCCGAGACCGACACGATCGCTGCGAAGAACGCTGCGGGGCGGCGCAGCGGACCCTCCAGCGCGTGGCGCATGCGGTCACCCCGATGCGGGCTCCGCGAGAAGAGTGCCGCCGCAGCGCAGTCGAACACCAGCAACACCCAGAGGAACCAGGCGGGGCCCGCGCCCAACGACGGCCAATGCCGGAGGAAGTCGATCGGGTGCGGCGAGGACGCCGTCATCAGATACGACGGGTAGTACGCCAGGGGCGCGATGAGCACCGCCGACACCAGGAACGGCACGCCCAGTCGGACAGCCCGGTCTCGCAGGAAGGTCGCGCGGCCTTTGCGTTGCAGACTGGTCCAGACGAAGAGCCCCGAGATGAAGAACATCAACGACATGAAGAACACGTCGTTGCACGCGATCAGCACGTCGAAGCCGGCCCAGCGCCGCGTGTCGATCACCGGGAACGCCTTCCAGGCCGGAGGCCAGTCTCCGAACCGTGCTCGCTCCGGCACGAACGCGGCGTAACCGAGGAGCGAGTGGTGCGCGATGACGAGGAGGATGACGAACGCTCTCAGATAACCGAGCGCCAGGTTGTAGTCGGGGCGAGGTCTGGCGGCAGAAACGTCGACATCGGTTGCGGCGACTTGACGTCTGACGTCGAGATGCGGGTCGACCGCGGCCCGCGGCCCCGTCTCCTGCGCCTTCCCCGTCGCGCCGTTCATTCGGTGCCCCTTCTACGCCCGCCGCGAGCGGAGGGCACCTCAAGCCGTCAGCGACGACTACCATGTCGCGCGAGAGCTGCAGACAGTCAGGACAAGCCTGAACGGTGACGGAGCAC
The Candidatus Eisenbacteria bacterium DNA segment above includes these coding regions:
- a CDS encoding acyltransferase: MNGATGKAQETGPRAAVDPHLDVRRQVAATDVDVSAARPRPDYNLALGYLRAFVILLVIAHHSLLGYAAFVPERARFGDWPPAWKAFPVIDTRRWAGFDVLIACNDVFFMSLMFFISGLFVWTSLQRKGRATFLRDRAVRLGVPFLVSAVLIAPLAYYPSYLMTASSPHPIDFLRHWPSLGAGPAWFLWVLLVFDCAAAALFSRSPHRGDRMRHALEGPLRRPAAFFAAIVSVSAAAYLPMLLVFGPFVWPSIGPFTFQASRFLHYGVWFFAGIAIGACGIDRSLLAPDGPLARQWLRWLAVATLLFAIEVSVARATLTPPGTPWYAWGIGGGLAFVLACAALSLSLTAVFLRFVGRPTPVFDSLRDNAYGMYVLHFAFVTWLQYFLLSTVLPGVAKGTIVLIGATLLSWITTAALRRNLAIARII